The following are from one region of the Coffea eugenioides isolate CCC68of chromosome 2, Ceug_1.0, whole genome shotgun sequence genome:
- the LOC113762590 gene encoding GDSL esterase/lipase At5g45960 gives MSSMGKTSIFSLLLLLLFLSGTIFIFQAKAETLNNAGKSSVRAIFVFGDSTADPGNNNYISTAFKSDFPPYGRDFSNQIPTGRFTNGRLANDYIAKYLGIKDLVPPYLDPNLKIEELVSGVSFASAGSGFDPLTPRLGNVISLSKQLEYFKEYQLKVAAAIGQEKTGELIRNAMFLVSAGTNDFVVNYFTMPIRRKAYTISGYTDFCLQNVQHFLQDLWDVGARRIGVVGLPPMGCLPVVITIYADHPLTSRGCVDSISSVAQDYNRKLQNQLNATQIRLAANGSRIAYLDVYGPLAEITSQGRKYDFDEVSRGCCGTGWLETSFMCNPRSFVCPDASKYVFWDSIHPTEKSYGLVFQARRPTIDYIVSD, from the exons ATGAGTTCTATGGGAAAAACTAGCATTTTCTCTCTTCTGCTTCTTCTGTTGTTTCTTTCTGGCACTATTTTCATTTTCCAAGCAAAGGCAGAAACACTAAACAATGCCGGGAAGAGTTCAGTTCGAgccatttttgtttttggagATTCTACTGCGGACCCTGGAAATAATAACTACATAAGTACCGCATTTAAGAGCGACTTTCCACCTTATGGAAGAGATTTCTCCAACCAAATTCCAACGGGAAGATTTACTAATGGAAGGCTGGCTAATGATTATATTG CCAAATACCTTGGTATCAAAGATTTAGTGCCACCTTATCTGGATCCAAACCTCAAAATTGAGGAATTGGTGAGTGGAGTCAGTTTCGCATCTGCTGGATCCGGATTTGACCCGCTCACACCACGACTAGGG AATGTGATCTCCCTGTCAAAACAGCTGGAGTACTTCAAAGAGTATCAATTAAAAGTGGCCGCAGCAATCGGGCAGGAGAAGACTGGAGAACTAATAAGAAATGCCATGTTCCTTGTTAGTGCTGGCACAAACGACTTTGTCGTCAATTATTTCACGATGCCGATTCGAAGGAAAGCCTATACCATTTCAGGTTACACAGACTTTTGTCTGCAAAACGTACAGCATTTCTTGCAG GATTTGTGGGATGTTGGAGCTCGACGAATCGGAGTTGTTGGGCTGCCACCGATGGGTTGTTTGCCGGTTGTCATTACCATCTACGCCGATCACCCCCTAACGAGTCGCGGCTGCGTCGACAGTATCTCGTCCGTCGCTCAGGATTACAATCGGAAACTCCAGAACCAACTGAACGCCACCCAAATCAGATTAGCAGCTAATGGTTCTCGAATTGCCTATCTGGATGTCTATGGGCCATTGGCAGAGATTACATCCCAAGGCCGTAAATATG ATTTTGATGAGGTTAGCAGAGGCTGTTGCGGCACGGGGTGGCTTGAAACATCATTTATGTGCAACCCCAGGTCGTTCGTATGCCCGGATGCCTCCAAGTACGTATTTTGGGACTCAATCCACCCAACTGAGAAATCATACGGCCTTGTCTTTCAAGCCCGTCGGCCTACGATTGATTACATTGTCAGTGATTAA
- the LOC113762591 gene encoding GDSL esterase/lipase At5g45950, whose translation MGLMKMAILFLAMAAFGLTEAVDISQLRLLAAKNNMTCVLVFGDSSVDPGNNNRLDTTNKGNFPPYGKDFINGRPSGRFTNGRLTTDFIAEALGYKKIIRGFLDPHLNKIDMLHGISFASAASGYDDLTANLSSVISLSKQMEYLKHYMIHLRRLVGATKAEELINNAVFVLSMGTNDFLQNYFLEPVRSKQFSVAQYEDFLITSMSSAIKEMHSIGARRVVVVGVPPLGCLPLVLTFRGETKCDEALNKLALSFSTKLRQELTSLKGSLGLKTSFVDIYTIIGTVIQNPKSYGFTEALKGCCGTGTFEYGSTCRGLATCSDRTKYVFWDAVHFTESLYGILADEALKTISVDLLN comes from the exons ATGGGTCTGATGAAAATGGCGATTCTGTTCTTGGCCATGGCAGCATTTGGCCTCACAGAAGCCGTTGACATCAGTCAGCTGAGACTACTGGCAGCTAAAAACAACATGACATGTGTGTTGGTTTTTGGAGATTCTAGTGTTGATCCAGGCAACAATAACCGTCTTGACACTACAAATAAAGGCAACTTCCCACCTTATGGGAAGGATTTCATCAATGGCCGCCCTTCTGGAAGGTTTACTAATGGCAGACTTACCACAGATTTCATAG CGGAGGCACTAGGGTACAAGAAGATTATACGAGGTTTCCTCGACCCACATCTGAACAAGATAGACATGTTGCATGGCATTAGTTTTGCATCAGCAGCTTCGGGTTACGATGATCTCACAGCAAATCTCTCA AGTGTTATATCCTTATCCAAACAAATGGAGTATCTCAAGCATTACATGATACACCTGAGGCGGCTGGTGGGAGCAACCAAAGCTGAAGAACTTATAAACAATGCTGTTTTTGTTTTAAGTATGGGAACCAATGATTTTCTCCAAAACTACTTTCTGGAACCTGTACGTTCAAAACAATTCAGTGTGGCACAATACGAAGATTTCTTGATCACTTCTATGTCTAGTGCCATCAAG GAAATGCACTCTATAGGAGCAAGAAGAGTAGTGGTAGTGGGAGTTCCCCCTCTTGGCTGCCTCCCACTAGTATTGACGTTTCGGGGTGAGACCAAATGCGACGAAGCATTGAACAAATTGGCCCTTTCATTCAGTACAAAGTTAAGGCAAGAGTTGACAAGCTTAAAAGGGTCCCTGGGGCTTAAAACTTCCTTTGTGGACATATACACCATCATAGGAACAGTAATTCAGAATCCAAAATCATATG GTTTTACAGAGGCATTAAAGGGCTGTTGTGGGACAGGAACCTTTGAATATGGCAGCACTTGCCGGGGTTTGGCTACGTGCTCTGACCGGACAAAGTATGTGTTTTGGGATGCAGTTCACTTCACAGAGAGCCTGTACGGGATTCTTGCTGATGAAGCTTTAAAAACAATCAGTGTTGATCTTCTTAATTGA
- the LOC113762939 gene encoding negative regulator of systemic acquired resistance SNI1 isoform X2, with the protein METRKRGRGVGADREGGRGNRNKYQKNENNFDRRRGGRVGLEENTLAILDTSSSASFHHLLDDRLAFLDAVRSASLVPENDNPPTKFNQAYPSLQRYPWVYLPKMEKSESSTPSKVHRELIVAEEAWSPFGCIERDEATDTSGGSINPLAFHSLMQDIAKGATEERRNKIEIKSLQNMLLFQYLVNVLEGDLFPRIHAFKESLNWILLRECILNKILGSRKLSYKDLIKDCMSLIGDLSCDKTKITRDQRGKITSLAELQKDCHGPLELALPEVEKNTCLALKKLLQMIMELDSSRNIADMTGLITRADGARIPAAEIILNELSYSSDLLFSFFLLVDEPEWKLKTIVQYFQKYIPKSSIRTRRSNGSSADATFDGILKCFSNENSAKGIIKKMRPDVTQLLLAHGFQAFLSLSSKHSVEDASDSKQDVRGSSIMEICENVVSAFACFRKEDKQFTFSPFCREALFTAASVLSTGARS; encoded by the exons ATGGAGACGCGCAAAAGAGGAAGAGGAGTTGGAGCAGACAGGGAAGGAGGAAGAGGAAATCGGAATAAATACCAGAAGAATGAGAATAATTTCGACAGGAGGAGGGGTGGGCGtgtgggtttggaagaaaatacTCTGGCAATCCTTGACACCTCTTCCTCCGCCTCTTTCCACCACCTCCTCGACGACC GGCTTGCTTTTCTGGACGCAGTTCGGTCGGCTTCTTTGGTTCCTGAAAACGACAATCCCCCAACTAA GTTTAATCAAGCTTATCCTTCATTACAGCGATATCCGTGGGTATACTTGCCTAAGATGGAAAAGTCAGAGTCATCCACACCCTCTAAAGTTCATCGCGAACTTATTGTGGCTGAAGAG GCTTGGTCTCCTTTTGGTTGTATTGAGAGGGATGAAGCTACTGATACCTCAGGTGGATCAATCAACCCCCTT GCCTTCCATTCTCTGATGCAAGATATTGCTAAAGGAGCTACCGAGGAAAGGCGCAACAAAATAGAAATAAAG TCACTGCAGAACATGTTACTGTTTCAATATCTTGTCAATGTTCTTGAAGGAGATCTTTTCCCTCGAATTCATGCATTTAAAG AAAGTTTAAACTGGATTCTTTTGAGGGAGTGCATCCTTAACAAGATTCTA GGGTCCAGGAAACTATCTTACAAGGATTTAATTAAGGACTGCATGTCTCTCATAGGTGATCTTTCTTGTGATAAGACTAAAATCACTCGTGATCAGAGAGGGAAAATAACTTCTTTGGCAGAGCTACAGAAGGATTGTCATGGCCCTTTAGAGTTAGCTTTACCTGAAGTAGAAAAGAATACATGTCTTGCCCTGAAGAAACTTCTGCAGATG ATTATGGAGCTAGATTCATCAAGGAACATAGCAGATATGACTGGCCTTATCACCAGGGCAGATGGGGCAAG GATTCCAGCTGCGGAGATCATTTTAAATGAGCTTTCATACAGTAGTGATCtccttttctcattttttctg CTCGTTGATGAACCTGAGTGGAAGCTAAAAACCATTGTGCAGTACTTTCAGAAGTATATTCCAAAG TCTTCTATCCGAACAAGGCGGTCTAATGGCTCAAGTGCTGATGCAACTTTTGATGGGATATTGAAATGCTTTTCAAATGAAAACAGCGCAAAAGGAATCATTAAGAAAATGAGGCCAGACGTCACTCAATTGCTTTTAGCGCATGGCTTTCAG GCTTTCTTGTCCTTGTCCTCGAAACATTCAGTTGAAGATGCCTCTGATAGCAAGCAGGATGTCAGAGGCAGCTCTATTATGGAAATATGTGAGAATGTAGTGTctgcttttgcttgtttcagAAAGGAAGACAA GCAGTTTACCTTTTCGCCTTTCTGTAGAGAAGCACTATTCACGGCCGCAAGTGTACTGTCAACAGGAGCCCGTTCATGA
- the LOC113762939 gene encoding negative regulator of systemic acquired resistance SNI1 isoform X1 yields the protein METRKRGRGVGADREGGRGNRNKYQKNENNFDRRRGGRVGLEENTLAILDTSSSASFHHLLDDRLAFLDAVRSASLVPENDNPPTKKMFAAVFQILKDESSLDLIIASYQLLFELNKRYPWVYLPKMEKSESSTPSKVHRELIVAEEAWSPFGCIERDEATDTSGGSINPLAFHSLMQDIAKGATEERRNKIEIKSLQNMLLFQYLVNVLEGDLFPRIHAFKESLNWILLRECILNKILGSRKLSYKDLIKDCMSLIGDLSCDKTKITRDQRGKITSLAELQKDCHGPLELALPEVEKNTCLALKKLLQMIMELDSSRNIADMTGLITRADGARIPAAEIILNELSYSSDLLFSFFLLVDEPEWKLKTIVQYFQKYIPKSSIRTRRSNGSSADATFDGILKCFSNENSAKGIIKKMRPDVTQLLLAHGFQAFLSLSSKHSVEDASDSKQDVRGSSIMEICENVVSAFACFRKEDKQFTFSPFCREALFTAASVLSTGARS from the exons ATGGAGACGCGCAAAAGAGGAAGAGGAGTTGGAGCAGACAGGGAAGGAGGAAGAGGAAATCGGAATAAATACCAGAAGAATGAGAATAATTTCGACAGGAGGAGGGGTGGGCGtgtgggtttggaagaaaatacTCTGGCAATCCTTGACACCTCTTCCTCCGCCTCTTTCCACCACCTCCTCGACGACC GGCTTGCTTTTCTGGACGCAGTTCGGTCGGCTTCTTTGGTTCCTGAAAACGACAATCCCCCAACTAA AAAAATGTTTGCAgcagtttttcaaattttgaaggATGAAAGTTCACTTGATCTGATAATTGCTAGTTATCAACTTCTTTTTGAGTTGAATAAG CGATATCCGTGGGTATACTTGCCTAAGATGGAAAAGTCAGAGTCATCCACACCCTCTAAAGTTCATCGCGAACTTATTGTGGCTGAAGAG GCTTGGTCTCCTTTTGGTTGTATTGAGAGGGATGAAGCTACTGATACCTCAGGTGGATCAATCAACCCCCTT GCCTTCCATTCTCTGATGCAAGATATTGCTAAAGGAGCTACCGAGGAAAGGCGCAACAAAATAGAAATAAAG TCACTGCAGAACATGTTACTGTTTCAATATCTTGTCAATGTTCTTGAAGGAGATCTTTTCCCTCGAATTCATGCATTTAAAG AAAGTTTAAACTGGATTCTTTTGAGGGAGTGCATCCTTAACAAGATTCTA GGGTCCAGGAAACTATCTTACAAGGATTTAATTAAGGACTGCATGTCTCTCATAGGTGATCTTTCTTGTGATAAGACTAAAATCACTCGTGATCAGAGAGGGAAAATAACTTCTTTGGCAGAGCTACAGAAGGATTGTCATGGCCCTTTAGAGTTAGCTTTACCTGAAGTAGAAAAGAATACATGTCTTGCCCTGAAGAAACTTCTGCAGATG ATTATGGAGCTAGATTCATCAAGGAACATAGCAGATATGACTGGCCTTATCACCAGGGCAGATGGGGCAAG GATTCCAGCTGCGGAGATCATTTTAAATGAGCTTTCATACAGTAGTGATCtccttttctcattttttctg CTCGTTGATGAACCTGAGTGGAAGCTAAAAACCATTGTGCAGTACTTTCAGAAGTATATTCCAAAG TCTTCTATCCGAACAAGGCGGTCTAATGGCTCAAGTGCTGATGCAACTTTTGATGGGATATTGAAATGCTTTTCAAATGAAAACAGCGCAAAAGGAATCATTAAGAAAATGAGGCCAGACGTCACTCAATTGCTTTTAGCGCATGGCTTTCAG GCTTTCTTGTCCTTGTCCTCGAAACATTCAGTTGAAGATGCCTCTGATAGCAAGCAGGATGTCAGAGGCAGCTCTATTATGGAAATATGTGAGAATGTAGTGTctgcttttgcttgtttcagAAAGGAAGACAA GCAGTTTACCTTTTCGCCTTTCTGTAGAGAAGCACTATTCACGGCCGCAAGTGTACTGTCAACAGGAGCCCGTTCATGA
- the LOC113760416 gene encoding D-aminoacyl-tRNA deacylase yields MNLVKTKQPPNFTHILATCTVAAKLRRHRPYCFSAPRKRRILEITAMRAVVQRVASASVEVEGRIVSAIGPGLLVLVGFHESDADSDAEYICRKVLNMRLFPNEKTGKTWDQNVMQKNLEVLLVSQFTLYGILKGNKPDFHVAMPPEKARPFYESVVENFRKAYTPDVIKDGIFGAMMKVNLVNDGPVTMQLDSVQASRNTNDTVEAS; encoded by the exons ATGAATTTGGTAAAAACCAAACAACCCCCTAATTTCACCCACATATTAGCCACCTGCACTGTGGCGGCTAAATTGCGCCGCCACCGACCCTACTGCTTCTCCGCACCCAGGAAACGCCGGATTCTCGAAATCACAGCAATGAGAGCGGTGGTTCAGCGCGTTGCCTCCGCCAGCGTCGAG GTTGAGGGGCGTATTGTTTCGGCAATCGGGCCGGGCCTGCTTGTTCTGGTTGGCTTTCATGAATCCGATGCGGACTCTGATGCTGAGTACAT ATGTCGGAAAGTGTTGAACATGAGACTATTTCCAAATGAGAAAACTGGAAAGACATGGGATCAAAAT GTCATGCaaaagaatttggaagttttatTGG TGAGCCAGTTTACATTGTATGGGATTTTAAAGGGAAACAAACCTGATTTTCACGTGGCCATGCCTCCTGAGAAGGCAAGGCCGTTCTATGAATCTGTGGTTGAAAATTTTCGAAAAGCTTACACACCTGATGTTATAAAAG ATGGCATTTTCGGAGCCATGATGAAG GTCAATTTGGTTAACGATGGTCCAGTGACAATGCAACTTGATTCGGTACAAGCATCAAG GAATACAAATGACACAGTGGAAGCATCATAA